In the Rhodothermaceae bacterium genome, one interval contains:
- a CDS encoding TonB-dependent receptor has product MTVAARYFGLFLLAFLGTASVASSQVTVRGTVTDGETATPLPGVTIAVRGTTLGTTAAVDGSYTLQVPTSDATLVFRFIGYQTQEVVLSSNTEEINVILMPAIFGLDEVVIVGSRRQPRLLKDSAVPVDVLGVSDLQSLATTDVDQILRSQIPSYNLQSYTGDEAAIVRPATLRGLPTDNVIVLVNGKRRHRSASIALSGSSLNKGAQGPDLNMVPTIALRQLEILRDGATAQYGADAVAGVFNLQLREDQQGVRSLLRTGQYSRGDGRYVHLATNAGFSLPRNGFLNLSAEYRDVQSTVRSVQREDAGVLTERGYPVNNPAQIWGSPEVSHSIIGFFNAGLDVTPRIRAYAFGGGGRRTEEYGFFFRAPGTETARTSVFRFGTERAVIDLKPDQGPDCKNDDRLPGLNASNQEVQAFISEFKGECFLFNEMFPGGFTPRFGGDVYDLSLVTGLRGGRQDGLNWDVSVSGARSLIDYFLYNSVNASFGPDTPNSFKPRSYFQQEAEVSAAFSIPLAIRQLSSPINLAWGATWRTEIFESRAGDPLSWQVGPYADQGFSVGANGYQGLNPIFAGRWIRPNIAVYVDAEADLTQRFLGNVAVRYENYTTDFGGTLNGKAAVLYRATDRISLRAAASTGFRAPTPGQANLNVFRTTGFSKEKGLIEVGLLPSTHPIAEALGGELLTPELARSISSGLVVELREGLTLTADFFNIKFEDRLSLTGNIPITDEIVQIIDSKDLLGGVTNIREVRFYSNDFSTRTNGLDLLLAGEHEWSRTHASFGSIAWNWTATELTHFTSPRQITSFLGETLENPLTLGLLTRQRRIELERLNPRHRIVVTYRQVANQWSGLLRVNWFDSWQHCRFGSSTCRIDGVEVLDEFPSSWILDAEIGYAPHDSWTITFGISNVFDVVRKAHIQESLRQGNLAPRSSPIDPNGTGLYLRITSHLY; this is encoded by the coding sequence ATGACGGTAGCGGCTAGATATTTTGGGCTCTTTTTGTTGGCATTTCTTGGTACGGCATCTGTTGCAAGTTCACAGGTAACGGTCCGAGGTACAGTTACCGATGGGGAGACCGCTACACCTTTGCCGGGAGTGACTATAGCGGTTCGCGGGACCACACTCGGAACCACAGCCGCCGTGGATGGAAGCTATACGCTTCAGGTCCCGACTTCTGACGCGACGCTTGTATTCCGATTTATCGGATATCAAACGCAGGAGGTGGTCCTGTCTTCAAACACAGAGGAGATCAATGTCATCTTGATGCCGGCGATCTTCGGTTTAGATGAAGTTGTCATTGTGGGCTCTCGGCGCCAGCCCAGACTCCTGAAAGACTCTGCAGTGCCGGTTGATGTACTTGGAGTTTCGGATCTTCAATCACTTGCTACGACGGACGTAGATCAGATCCTACGCTCACAGATCCCATCTTATAATCTTCAGAGCTATACGGGTGATGAAGCCGCCATTGTGCGCCCAGCTACGCTGCGCGGCCTGCCCACCGATAACGTGATTGTACTGGTAAACGGCAAGCGACGTCATCGATCCGCCTCCATTGCACTTTCTGGAAGCTCTCTGAATAAAGGAGCACAGGGACCAGATCTCAATATGGTTCCCACAATTGCCTTGCGTCAATTGGAGATTCTCCGCGATGGTGCGACGGCCCAGTACGGTGCCGATGCTGTAGCTGGTGTGTTCAATCTGCAACTACGGGAAGATCAACAGGGGGTACGTTCCCTTTTACGGACGGGACAATATTCAAGAGGAGACGGGCGCTATGTCCATCTGGCGACGAATGCGGGATTTTCTTTACCCAGGAACGGTTTTTTGAATCTAAGTGCCGAGTACAGGGATGTACAGTCGACAGTTCGGAGTGTCCAACGCGAAGATGCAGGAGTACTGACCGAGCGGGGTTACCCCGTAAATAATCCTGCCCAGATTTGGGGAAGTCCTGAAGTAAGCCATAGCATCATCGGGTTCTTTAATGCTGGACTGGATGTAACCCCCAGGATCCGAGCCTATGCCTTTGGTGGCGGTGGACGAAGAACTGAAGAATATGGCTTTTTTTTCCGTGCACCCGGTACGGAAACCGCTCGCACCAGTGTATTTCGTTTTGGTACGGAGCGTGCAGTCATTGACCTGAAACCGGATCAGGGTCCCGACTGCAAAAATGATGACAGATTACCGGGACTGAATGCTTCAAATCAGGAAGTCCAGGCATTTATCTCAGAATTCAAGGGTGAATGCTTTTTGTTCAACGAGATGTTTCCGGGCGGATTTACGCCCCGGTTCGGGGGAGATGTTTATGATCTTAGTCTCGTAACAGGTTTACGTGGAGGGCGACAGGATGGACTGAACTGGGATGTCAGTGTAAGCGGTGCACGGAGTCTGATTGATTATTTCCTGTATAATTCGGTCAACGCTTCTTTTGGCCCGGACACGCCGAATTCATTTAAGCCCCGCTCATATTTTCAGCAGGAAGCGGAGGTATCTGCAGCTTTCTCAATTCCTTTAGCGATTCGGCAACTTTCTTCCCCGATTAACTTGGCTTGGGGGGCAACCTGGCGCACGGAAATTTTTGAGAGCCGTGCTGGAGACCCACTTTCCTGGCAAGTGGGTCCCTATGCAGATCAAGGGTTCAGCGTTGGAGCGAATGGGTATCAGGGTCTGAATCCGATCTTCGCCGGTCGATGGATACGCCCGAACATTGCTGTTTACGTTGATGCCGAGGCGGATCTTACTCAGCGATTCTTGGGCAATGTTGCGGTGCGGTACGAAAACTATACCACTGATTTTGGAGGAACACTCAATGGGAAGGCAGCAGTTCTTTATCGGGCAACTGATCGAATTTCGTTACGTGCGGCGGCGAGTACGGGATTCCGTGCGCCGACTCCCGGACAAGCGAATCTGAATGTCTTCCGAACGACCGGATTTTCAAAAGAAAAAGGACTCATTGAGGTGGGCCTCTTACCGTCAACGCATCCAATTGCAGAAGCATTGGGAGGCGAACTTCTGACACCCGAGCTCGCACGCAGTATATCGTCAGGGTTGGTTGTCGAGCTTCGAGAAGGACTCACGCTGACGGCTGACTTTTTCAATATCAAATTTGAGGATCGGCTTTCGCTTACGGGCAATATTCCAATCACGGACGAGATCGTGCAGATTATAGATTCGAAGGATCTATTGGGAGGAGTTACCAACATCCGTGAAGTCCGATTTTATTCGAACGATTTCAGCACCCGCACCAATGGATTGGATCTTTTATTGGCGGGGGAGCATGAGTGGAGCCGTACGCATGCTTCTTTTGGGAGCATTGCATGGAACTGGACAGCTACAGAACTTACTCATTTTACATCTCCTAGGCAGATCACCAGTTTTCTGGGTGAAACCCTCGAGAATCCCCTGACGCTTGGCTTGCTTACTCGCCAGCGACGGATTGAGCTTGAACGCCTGAATCCAAGACACCGCATCGTGGTGACTTACCGGCAGGTAGCGAACCAGTGGTCTGGATTGCTACGTGTAAACTGGTTTGACAGTTGGCAGCATTGCCGCTTCGGCAGTTCTACTTGTCGCATAGACGGGGTGGAGGTTCTGGATGAATTTCCGAGCTCCTGGATTCTTGATGCCGAAATCGGATATGCTCCTCATGATTCCTGGACGATTACTTTTGGTATCAGTAACGTGTTTGACGTCGTTCGCAAAGCACATATTCAGGAAAGTCTCCGACAGGGAAATCTTGCCCCCCGCAGTTCCCCAATTGATCCGAACGGAACGGGCCTGTATTTGCGAATTACATCGCATCTCTATTGA
- a CDS encoding T9SS type A sorting domain-containing protein: MRMTRVAPLILVLAVSHATATHAQFLGCPLIDQITLEDCQVLEKLFYDTDGFNWRNVRGWLRTNQPCDWYGITCQSSAWPRDIIHIDLSGNDLTGTLPGDLAFLSELRSIRIDNTGPGVRQKKLINQIPASLGDLEHLEVLLLGNNAFSGTIPVELGNLTNLRELSLGDNKLEGSVPERFGQLTQLQHLDLRGNNFGGAIPDSFRHLIKLEHLDLSQNLFNGNLPTWLGDLNALKFLDVSNNMFSGTLPEELIQLDQLVWLSLANNDLEGALSLKTATYAAGITNCHLEGNHICIPDAPPYADLHQVCSLSQQSTCKVCRGSDCQSLESVYYETSGASWIQSEGWLASSDPCDWHGISCHNEAITSIVLADNDLTGDLPQAFSSLRNLQVLNLSKNTLQGNIPQEYAGLSQLVALDLSNNELTGILPLEVAALGATLNECNLSDNAGLCLPDTASYAALNANPICQLPLRKDCLGYDFVVFSELRAILGERSVQLVWSTTQSSVGITFVIERIEPLEILAEVSGNAQVPGSFVHTIDNLDPGQYSFQIRQVTASGAYRVSEPITVELYAEDLVIYAPYPNPFSAETVLEFTSGTSGSVEIVLYDLVGRRIQTLFSGTPALHQRTRIILDTKGLPSGTYFIHSFLDGRPISSEQVSRIR; the protein is encoded by the coding sequence ATGCGTATGACCCGTGTCGCCCCCTTGATCCTTGTCCTTGCAGTTTCTCATGCAACGGCTACACACGCACAATTCTTGGGATGTCCCCTGATTGATCAGATTACTTTGGAGGACTGTCAGGTTCTGGAAAAACTATTCTACGATACCGATGGATTCAACTGGCGGAATGTGCGCGGATGGCTTCGAACGAATCAGCCGTGTGACTGGTACGGGATCACTTGTCAATCGTCTGCCTGGCCCAGAGATATCATACATATTGATCTGTCTGGAAACGACCTCACCGGTACACTTCCGGGAGACCTGGCTTTCCTTTCAGAATTGCGATCAATCCGCATTGACAATACTGGTCCGGGGGTCCGCCAGAAAAAATTGATCAATCAGATCCCGGCGTCACTCGGAGATCTGGAACACCTAGAAGTTCTATTGCTCGGCAATAATGCCTTTTCCGGTACGATCCCGGTGGAACTGGGAAACCTGACCAACCTTCGTGAACTGAGTCTGGGAGACAATAAACTGGAAGGCTCCGTACCCGAAAGATTCGGACAACTCACACAGCTACAGCACCTGGATCTCCGTGGAAACAACTTCGGCGGAGCTATCCCCGATTCCTTCCGTCACCTCATCAAACTTGAACATCTCGACCTGAGTCAGAACCTCTTTAACGGCAATCTTCCAACCTGGCTGGGAGACCTGAACGCGCTCAAGTTTCTTGATGTCAGCAATAACATGTTTTCTGGAACCCTGCCCGAAGAATTGATTCAACTGGATCAGCTCGTATGGCTCTCACTTGCCAACAATGATCTGGAAGGGGCGCTTTCTCTAAAAACGGCTACGTACGCCGCCGGGATTACCAATTGCCACCTGGAAGGCAATCACATTTGCATTCCAGATGCACCCCCCTATGCGGACCTTCATCAGGTTTGTTCACTCTCGCAGCAAAGTACATGCAAAGTATGCCGGGGTTCAGATTGCCAAAGCCTCGAATCTGTATACTATGAGACCAGTGGGGCCTCTTGGATACAAAGTGAGGGATGGCTTGCCAGCTCAGATCCATGTGACTGGCATGGCATAAGCTGCCACAATGAAGCGATCACCAGCATTGTCCTGGCGGATAACGATCTTACGGGAGATCTGCCCCAAGCCTTTTCATCTCTACGAAACCTCCAAGTACTCAACCTCTCGAAAAACACCCTTCAGGGGAATATTCCTCAAGAATATGCCGGACTGAGTCAACTCGTGGCCCTTGACCTCAGCAACAACGAACTCACCGGAATACTGCCCTTGGAAGTGGCAGCACTCGGCGCGACGTTAAATGAGTGTAACCTGTCAGATAATGCTGGACTCTGCCTACCTGATACTGCTTCGTATGCAGCACTGAATGCAAACCCGATCTGTCAATTGCCATTGCGCAAAGATTGCCTGGGCTATGACTTTGTCGTGTTCAGTGAGTTGCGTGCGATCCTAGGGGAACGGTCTGTTCAACTTGTATGGTCGACAACCCAGTCATCGGTTGGAATTACATTTGTGATTGAGCGCATTGAGCCACTTGAAATTCTTGCTGAAGTGTCTGGAAATGCACAAGTGCCGGGTAGCTTTGTCCACACCATTGACAACCTGGACCCTGGACAGTATTCATTCCAAATCCGGCAGGTCACCGCATCCGGTGCCTACAGAGTCTCCGAGCCCATCACCGTTGAACTCTATGCGGAAGACCTGGTGATCTACGCCCCCTATCCAAATCCCTTCTCCGCCGAGACTGTACTGGAGTTTACGTCTGGAACATCTGGATCGGTCGAAATCGTATTGTACGACCTTGTGGGGCGCCGAATCCAGACACTTTTCAGTGGAACACCTGCACTGCACCAGCGCACACGCATTATACTCGACACGAAAGGCCTGCCCAGCGGAACCTACTTCATTCACAGCTTCCTTGACGGTCGCCCGATCTCCTCAGAGCAAGTCTCACGCATCCGGTAA
- a CDS encoding alpha/beta hydrolase, producing MRRGAGLTRRALCGRNSWKESHETLLLKTIWNSSIQWIKMNMWKRVLLIVAIAVSSSFGAESQIIQDGDWVGRIIHWNGRTMEVTYKVRNEDDGLQITLVVEEYGPFQFRDVRVSADSLFFVWEPSFELPCTLARLPDGVYHGVCADPWGGYGGAIMAPPGSDRDALTLDEMTFRNISGLQEGTDSEPEEWRLGEAYPKGSTAVLNGLDVNYIDAGTGPETVVLIAGLGDNLTTWEVLHQNLAQNLRTVAYDRPGLGLSKISSMPRTLDQMASELRDLLQSINAPAPYLLVAHAEGAFIARRFVDLYTEQVRGLVLIDPDHEKQAEIWKGLDVEAWQSYWGRVKRFQSMLPGGTGQEFKIYAEIIDEQVDPGLSSAPSVPTVILTAERVSDPTSWIGESREGREAWSRFHASWVEKMPMGTHVTLDHGSYIHHERPDKVEEVIHRMLSGK from the coding sequence ATGCGCAGGGGAGCAGGTTTGACGAGGCGCGCACTGTGTGGACGGAACTCCTGGAAAGAGAGCCACGAAACACTGCTGCTCAAAACTATCTGGAACAGCTCGATACAATGGATCAAAATGAATATGTGGAAGCGAGTACTACTGATTGTCGCGATAGCGGTTAGTTCAAGTTTTGGGGCAGAGTCCCAGATCATTCAGGATGGGGACTGGGTCGGGCGGATTATTCATTGGAACGGTCGGACCATGGAGGTGACCTATAAGGTTCGGAACGAGGATGATGGTTTGCAGATCACGCTTGTGGTGGAGGAATATGGCCCCTTTCAGTTCAGAGATGTACGGGTAAGTGCAGACAGCCTGTTCTTTGTATGGGAGCCCTCGTTCGAGTTGCCATGTACGTTGGCACGTCTTCCCGACGGGGTGTATCATGGTGTATGTGCAGATCCGTGGGGAGGTTATGGAGGGGCGATCATGGCACCTCCCGGCTCCGACAGAGACGCGTTAACTCTGGATGAGATGACGTTCAGAAATATTTCCGGGCTGCAGGAGGGTACGGATTCGGAGCCCGAAGAATGGCGGCTAGGGGAAGCCTATCCGAAGGGGAGTACCGCGGTGCTGAACGGCCTTGATGTGAATTATATTGATGCAGGTACGGGTCCAGAGACGGTGGTGCTAATTGCAGGGTTGGGGGATAACCTTACCACTTGGGAGGTACTTCACCAGAATCTGGCACAGAATCTTCGCACGGTTGCGTATGATCGGCCCGGTCTGGGTTTATCAAAGATATCCTCCATGCCCCGTACTCTGGATCAGATGGCATCTGAGCTGAGAGACTTGTTGCAGAGTATCAATGCTCCCGCGCCTTATTTGCTTGTGGCTCACGCAGAGGGTGCATTTATTGCCCGTCGGTTTGTGGATTTATATACCGAACAGGTGCGCGGCCTGGTTCTCATTGACCCTGACCACGAAAAGCAGGCCGAGATATGGAAGGGGCTGGATGTAGAGGCGTGGCAGTCATACTGGGGTCGTGTCAAACGCTTTCAGTCTATGTTGCCGGGAGGAACAGGCCAGGAGTTCAAGATTTATGCCGAAATAATTGACGAGCAGGTGGATCCAGGGTTGTCGTCTGCACCTTCGGTGCCCACCGTGATCTTGACGGCAGAACGCGTGTCTGATCCTACTAGTTGGATTGGGGAGTCTCGAGAAGGGCGCGAGGCATGGAGCAGGTTTCATGCTTCGTGGGTGGAGAAGATGCCCATGGGCACGCATGTGACCCTGGATCATGGCTCCTACATCCATCACGAACGACCAGACAAAGTAGAAGAGGTTATTCACAGGATGTTGTCCGGGAAATAA
- a CDS encoding tetratricopeptide repeat protein, with the protein MQVEKSTYSAGEEAAGAALKSWNSTHGARQAYKGATGILLLCLFILVSGCREPVGIAQKQRNSLSPRVGRYMVEAEGAFSRGVYELALAYTDSAEAFVPDLADLHFLRGKIYTQLNQLQVAQAAYQVVLEIDPEYAGARFDMGLNSFRRGKLRDAINYYLEEELEVGPTTALYHELGRAYARIGVPDSAEAAYEQALSLDPEHTTTYMWLGQLLEETGDLEGALEASLNGLKLRPDDLDYQYIVGTQYFRLDSAEAALPYLEPVAKEWTWHHGAQFNLGQVYMRLGREAEAETYFARADEAQQLQQRVNEAQNAINNDPTSPANWIELGNRLRESKRYGRAIEAYKNGLTIQVPPGLALYMQTNLATLYMECGDLSEAARRFEAILRADPDLSAARLNLGIVYAQGSRFDEARTVWTELLEREPRNTAAQNYLEQLDTMDQNEYVEASTTDCRDSG; encoded by the coding sequence ATGCAAGTAGAAAAGAGCACATATTCAGCGGGAGAAGAAGCCGCTGGGGCAGCACTGAAGTCATGGAATTCTACACATGGAGCCCGGCAGGCCTACAAGGGTGCGACAGGCATCCTTTTGCTTTGCCTGTTTATCTTGGTATCCGGTTGCCGTGAACCGGTCGGGATTGCCCAGAAGCAGCGGAACAGCCTCTCTCCGCGGGTTGGCAGGTACATGGTTGAGGCAGAAGGGGCATTTTCCCGAGGGGTGTATGAGTTGGCGCTGGCCTACACGGACAGTGCAGAAGCCTTTGTGCCGGATCTGGCTGATCTTCACTTTTTACGGGGCAAGATCTACACGCAGCTCAATCAGTTGCAGGTGGCACAGGCTGCCTATCAGGTCGTCCTGGAGATTGACCCGGAGTATGCGGGTGCGCGATTCGATATGGGGCTGAACAGCTTCCGTCGGGGGAAGCTCCGTGATGCAATAAATTATTATCTGGAAGAGGAACTTGAAGTTGGCCCGACCACTGCTCTCTATCATGAATTGGGTCGAGCCTATGCCAGGATTGGTGTGCCAGATAGCGCGGAGGCTGCGTATGAACAGGCATTATCGTTGGATCCGGAACATACGACAACCTATATGTGGCTTGGGCAACTGCTGGAGGAAACCGGGGATCTGGAAGGTGCACTGGAGGCGTCTTTGAATGGTCTCAAACTACGCCCGGATGATTTGGACTATCAATATATCGTGGGGACGCAGTACTTTCGACTCGACTCCGCTGAAGCAGCACTCCCCTATCTTGAGCCTGTAGCGAAAGAATGGACATGGCATCACGGCGCACAATTCAATCTCGGACAAGTCTACATGCGGCTCGGGCGAGAGGCGGAGGCGGAGACTTATTTTGCACGGGCGGATGAAGCCCAGCAACTCCAGCAGCGTGTTAATGAAGCTCAGAATGCGATCAATAATGATCCCACTTCACCGGCCAACTGGATCGAACTGGGGAATCGACTTCGGGAGTCCAAGAGGTACGGCCGTGCGATTGAGGCGTATAAGAATGGGCTGACGATTCAAGTTCCCCCGGGGCTTGCGCTGTATATGCAAACGAACCTTGCCACGCTTTATATGGAGTGTGGGGATCTGAGCGAGGCGGCCAGGAGATTTGAAGCAATCTTGCGGGCAGACCCGGATTTGAGTGCAGCCAGACTGAATTTAGGAATCGTATATGCGCAGGGGAGCAGGTTTGACGAGGCGCGCACTGTGTGGACGGAACTCCTGGAAAGAGAGCCACGAAACACTGCTGCTCAAAACTATCTGGAACAGCTCGATACAATGGATCAAAATGAATATGTGGAAGCGAGTACTACTGATTGTCGCGATAGCGGTTAG
- a CDS encoding CRTAC1 family protein, protein MNCKGMIRIGGMVLLLVFGACSQSTPDLQISEEIQQAPPIVFTDVTASAGLGDFLHETGAFGDKWFPETMGAGGGFLDYDGDDILDIMLISGSVFSTQGAISQPSIRLYRGNGGGQFTEVTQEAGLQPLQSYAFGVSVADYDNDGDPDVFVTALYENLLLRNEGGVFREVSQEAGLGGYSEWSSASVFLDADRDGFLDLYIGNYVYWTPEEDIYCTRVGDKKSYCTPEQYEGISGRYYRNRGDGTFEERSDDFVGLPGKTLGAAAMDYNRDGWPDLIVANDTQRDLLFENQGDGTFIEKGVVSGIAFDETGRARAGMGIDIGVVDHTGGETVFIGHFSGEMVGVYRHLGNGIFTERAAVSQIGRPSLRTLTFGLLLADFDLDEDLDLVTANGHITEDIGEVEEGVTFRQRSQLYVNEGEGRFSEAEPTGVLSEFMLARGAAWADYDQDGDPDLLITENGGPAHLWRNDTSYGNSLTVKLVGSESNRDAVGSLVRVHVNGKWQERYVRTGTSYLSQSQRWPLFGLGVAESVDSLEVRWPNGGFMSRTAIPAGTITLVEGS, encoded by the coding sequence ATGAACTGTAAGGGAATGATTCGAATTGGAGGGATGGTCCTGCTTCTCGTTTTCGGAGCATGCAGTCAGTCCACCCCTGATCTGCAGATTTCAGAAGAGATCCAGCAGGCCCCCCCGATTGTATTTACGGATGTGACCGCGTCTGCCGGTCTGGGAGACTTCCTGCACGAAACCGGAGCTTTTGGAGATAAATGGTTTCCAGAGACGATGGGGGCAGGAGGGGGTTTTCTCGATTATGATGGCGATGACATACTGGATATTATGTTGATCTCTGGCAGTGTGTTTTCGACGCAGGGAGCGATCTCACAACCCTCAATCCGTCTGTATCGCGGCAACGGGGGCGGGCAATTCACAGAAGTGACCCAAGAGGCTGGTCTGCAACCTCTTCAGAGCTATGCATTTGGTGTGAGTGTCGCAGATTACGATAATGATGGCGACCCCGATGTATTTGTGACCGCGTTGTATGAGAATCTTCTGCTTCGCAATGAAGGAGGAGTTTTTCGCGAAGTCAGTCAGGAAGCAGGACTGGGAGGATATAGCGAGTGGAGCAGTGCCAGTGTGTTTCTGGATGCGGATCGAGATGGATTTCTGGATTTATACATCGGGAATTATGTTTACTGGACTCCTGAAGAGGATATTTACTGCACACGGGTAGGGGATAAGAAATCCTATTGCACCCCGGAGCAGTATGAGGGAATCTCGGGACGCTATTACCGGAATCGAGGGGACGGTACATTTGAAGAGAGGTCAGATGATTTTGTCGGTTTGCCCGGCAAAACGCTTGGGGCTGCGGCTATGGACTACAACCGGGATGGATGGCCGGATTTGATTGTTGCGAATGATACTCAGCGGGATCTCCTGTTTGAAAACCAGGGGGATGGGACGTTTATTGAGAAGGGCGTGGTCAGTGGGATTGCGTTCGATGAAACCGGGCGTGCACGCGCCGGAATGGGAATTGATATTGGCGTGGTGGACCATACCGGTGGAGAGACGGTATTCATAGGACATTTTTCAGGCGAAATGGTGGGTGTCTACCGACATTTGGGCAACGGAATCTTTACCGAACGGGCCGCGGTTTCCCAAATCGGACGGCCCAGCCTGCGTACACTGACCTTTGGACTGTTGCTGGCTGATTTTGATCTTGATGAAGACCTGGATTTAGTCACTGCTAATGGCCACATTACAGAGGATATTGGAGAGGTGGAAGAAGGGGTTACCTTCCGGCAGCGGTCGCAGCTGTATGTCAATGAGGGAGAGGGGCGGTTTTCCGAGGCGGAGCCGACCGGTGTTCTCTCAGAATTCATGTTGGCCCGGGGGGCGGCGTGGGCAGACTATGATCAGGACGGGGATCCAGATCTGCTCATCACGGAGAATGGTGGACCCGCACACCTCTGGCGAAATGATACGTCCTACGGGAATTCACTGACCGTAAAGTTAGTCGGCTCCGAGAGCAATCGGGATGCGGTCGGGAGCCTTGTTCGTGTACATGTCAATGGGAAGTGGCAGGAGCGCTATGTGCGGACCGGTACGAGTTATCTTTCCCAGAGCCAACGGTGGCCATTGTTTGGTCTGGGCGTGGCGGAGTCCGTGGATTCATTGGAGGTGCGATGGCCAAACGGCGGTTTCATGAGCCGCACCGCCATACCAGCCGGAACGATTACACTGGTGGAAGGATCATAG